One part of the Lycium ferocissimum isolate CSIRO_LF1 chromosome 8, AGI_CSIRO_Lferr_CH_V1, whole genome shotgun sequence genome encodes these proteins:
- the LOC132065988 gene encoding uncharacterized protein LOC132065988 produces the protein MRACVAAARGRGGGRRAGRGAAPAGAASQWLTMCLQWFLTRQREMQPHQPNQRQYQFRQELQLLRYVPCTLRDQRKNEFATIDQRNSLVAVYESRFHSLSQYALHLLPTEEERIRQFVKELNTGLQLSALQLIATGASFQEIVEHVRIVEGIKQESHGKQVSARGPSGANYQASGQHGGYTTSLASVQWPTLDRACFECGEIGLIKRKLVEKGCLACLTHNRDTSADTLSTDLVLVVREFADVFPADIPGMPPDQDINFRIDLDPGTRPISIPPYRMAPAELRELKESKEEHEKHLRIALVVLREKDQYAKFFKCEFWLSSVSFMGYVISKEGIMEKKVIAYASRQLKVYTDHRSLQHVFTQRDVNSRQQRWMELLKDYDITILYHPGRVLAYVEARSSFLEHIKAKQFKDAKLCNMHDKVKYEYQKPGDTRQRMTIPEWKWERIAMDFVVGLLKTLGNFDSIWVIVDRLTKSAYFIPVKITYVAEKLAKVYISEMLRLHGVPISMVSDRGTTFTSRFWECLREELGTKLDLSIAFHPQTDGQSEQTSQVLEDMLRACVIDFGGHWDQFLPLAKFSYNNSYYSSINMALFEALYGKRCRSPIGWFDAFEKYYSDGSYIIRWDSILLDENLSYEEKPIAILDRDIRKWRSKEIASVKV, from the exons ATGAGAGCATGCGTGGCAGCAGctagaggtagaggtggaggcAGAAGAGCTGGCAGAGGGGCGGCACCAGCAGGGGCGGCGTCCCAGTGGTTGACCATGTGCCTCCAATGGTTCCTAACGAGGCAGCGGGAGATGCAGCCGCACCAGCCCAACCAGCGGCAGTACCAGTTTCGCCAGGAGCTGCAGCTACTTAGG TACGTTCCGTGTACTCTGAGGGACCAAAGGAAGAATGAGTTCGCTACTATTGATCAGAGGAACTCATTGGTTGCTGTGTATGAGTCTCGTTTCCACTCTCTGTCCCAATATGCTCTTCATTTATTGCCCACTGAGGAGGAGAGGATACGGCAGTTCGTGAAGGAGTTGAACACTGGGCTTCAGTTATCGGCTCTTCAGCTTATAGCCACTGGGGCTTCATTTCAGGAGATAGTGGAGCATGTCCGAATTGTTGAGGGTATTAAGCAAGAGAGTCATGGGAAGCAG GTGTCAGCTAGGGGCCCATCAGGGGCAAATTATCAAGCTTCCGGTCAGCATGGAGGCTACACTACTTCATTAGCTTCTGTTCAGTGGCCTACGCTGGACCGTGCTTGCTTCGAGTGTGGTGAGATAGGGCTTATTAAGAG GAAGCTAGTAGAGAAGGGTTGTCTGGCTTGCTTGACACATAATCGTGACACCAGTGCAGATACTCTATCTACTGATTTGGTTCTagtggtacgcgagtttgcggatgtgttTCCTGCGGACATTCCTGGTATGCCACCAGATCAAGACATTAATTTCAGGATTGACTTAGACCCAgggactcgtcctatctctatcccaccttataggatggcgccaGCAGAACTCAGGGAATTGAAAGA aagtaaggaagagcatgagaaacatCTGAGAATTGCTCTTGTAGTATTGCGGGAGAAGGATCAGTATGCTAAATTCttcaagtgtgaattttggttgtcttCTGTGTCTTTCATGGGGTATGTTATTTCAAAAGAGGGcattatg gaaaagaaggtgattgcgtatgcttctcGACAATTGAAG GTGTACACAGACCATCGCAGTttgcagcatgtgttcactcagagGGATGTGAACTCTAGGCAGCAGAGATGGATGGAActgctgaaggactatgacattaCCATTCTGTATCACCCAG GCAGGGTGTTGGCTTATGTTGAAGCTCGATCATCATTTTTAGAACATATTAAGGCTAAGCAGTTTAaggatgctaagttgtgtaATATGCATGATAAG GTGAAGTATGAATATCAGAAACCTGGGGATACACGGCAGAGGATgaccattcctgagtggaagtgggaaagaatagccatggatttcgttgtTGGTCTTCTGAAGACGCTAGGGAATTTTGACtctatctgggttattgttgacaggttgactaagtctgcctACTTTATTCCGGTGAAGATAACTTATGTTGCGGAGAAATTGGCTAAAGTCTACATTAGTGAAATGCTTAGGCTTCAcggggttcctatctccatGGTGTCTGACAGAGGCACCACGTTCACATCTAGGTTTTGGGAGTGTTTGCGTGAGGAGCTGGGTACGAAGTTGGATCTTAGCATAGcctttcaccctcagactgacgggcagTCTGAGCAGACTAGTCAagttcttgaggatatgcttcgtGCGTGCGTGATAGACTTTGGTGGGCATTGGGACCAATTCTTGCCTTTGGCCAAATTTtcctacaataatagctactaCTCGAGTATTAATATGGCCCTATTTGAAGCGTTGTATGGAAAGAGGTGtaggtctccaattggatggtttgacgcgtttgag aagtactaCAGCGATGGTTCTTACataatccgttgggattcgATTTTGCTAGATGAGAATTTGTCATATGAGGAAAAGCCCATTGCTATCTTAGATAGAGATATTCGTAAGTGgaggtccaaggaaatagcCTCCGTGAAAGTTTAG